A window of Thiocapsa bogorovii genomic DNA:
GTCGACGACAGACACAGAGGTCCCTTCAGCGGACCGACCGGTTGGATCGAGGAGGTCGGTTTCGCCGCGATCGCCCTCGTGAGCTGTTTGGCGTTGTACCTGAAGATCCTGCTCGGGCGGGCGCGCTTGGACATGCCGGCTTTTACCGCGTCGTTGCGGCAGGCCGGGCTGTCCATTCTGCCGGCCATTACCTTGGTGACCGCCTCGCTCGGTCTGATCCTCGGTCACCAGATCGATTCCGTCCTGACGGATCTCGACCTGCCCGGGCTCGTCGTCTTGACGCTGACCTACGCGACCGTTATGGAGCTGGTGCCGATCCTGGTCGGGATCCTGGTGGCCGGACGGGCCGGTGTCGCGCTCGCGGTACGGCAGGCGACCCTAACGGTGACCGGCGAGATGGACGGCCTGCTCGCAAGCGGGATCCACCCTATCCAATTCACGGTTGGTCCCGTTCTCCTTGCGATGCTGCTGATGAGCTTTGCCTTCATGGTCTGGGGTACATTGGTCACCTTCGTTGCGGCCGGGGCTTGGTTGTGGACGATGGCCGGGATCTCTCCGGCGCTGCTCTTCGAGTCTTTGGTCCGAGCGCTCAGCATCGGTGCCCTGATCGAGGCGCTGGTCAAGCCCTTGCTGTTCGCGCTTCTGATCGCCCTCATCGCCACCGTCAACGGGACCGGCGCGGGGCGCAACCCGGAGGGCATCTCGCGCGCCGCGACGCGGACCATGATCGGTGCGGTTTCGGCGATCCTGCTGATGGACCTTTTGTATATTCTTTTCTTGCGGGTGTGATGCAGCAGCCTCCAGCCTCCAACCTCCGGCCTCCGGCCCGCATGGAGATCGTACGGTGTGCCGGTCGCGCCGGCCATCGCCTTGCGCGGCGACGGCGCTCTCGGTGGGTGCCATGACTGCTGCACTGATGCTCGACGGGGTTTACCAGCACGTCGGCGGGCGCATGGCGCTCGACGATATTCGGCTCTCGCTGCCCGAAGGTGCTTGGTTGTTGATCTGCGGTCCGAACGGCGCCGGCAAGAGCCTCTTGACCCGATTGATCTTGGGACTGGATCGGCCCTCGGCGGGTACAATCGAGGTTCTGGGACAGGATCTGAGTCGGCTCGGCGAGGCCGCGATGGTGCGTTTGCGCGGCGACATCGGGGCGGTGCTGCAGCGCGGCTCGCTGCTCTCCGACGACAGCGTGCTCGACAACCTCCTGCTGCCCCTGCGCCACGCGCCCATGAGCCGCTACGACATGGCCCGGGCTGCGCGCTTGGTCATGACCCTGCTGGGGCTGGACGGATTGGAGAATCACATGCCGCGCGGACTGTCCTTGGGCCAACAGAGGCGCGTGGAGCTCGCGCGTGCCCTGATTCATCGCCCGAAGCTGCTGGTTTGGGACGGCCTCTCGGACGGGCTCGACCCGACCGTCTCCCGCGAGACCTTGGAGGTCCTGCGCAACCTGAGGGAGAACGCCAACCTGACCCTAATCGCCACCGACAACGTCCCGGATGCCTTGGCCGGTGCCGCCGATCGGGTTGCCGTCATGGAGCGAGGTAGGTTGCTGTTCGAGGGCACTCCGCAGGCGCTCGAATCCGCCGGGCGATCCCGTCTGGATCTGCGCGCGGCACTGTGGGGACATCCATGAGCGAGCCCGCGGATCCTGCGGATCGCCGACTCGATCGGCTCTATTCCCCGCCCGAGATCGGCGCTCCGGGCAAGCGTCGGGGGCGGGCCGAACGTCGCGACCTGCTGTTCGCCGGCATCTTCGTGATTGCGATGGCCGCCATTGCCGTGGCCGCGTTCGCACTGGTTCTACCCGGGCTATTCGGGAAGACCTACCGTCTACAGGCCTATTTCCCCGACGCAGACGGACTCGATGCGGGTCTTCAGGTCGTGCAGGAAGGCTATGTCATCGGCCTTGTCGAGCGGGTCGAGCCCGTCTTCCCGAGCACCGATGCGCATCGGCTCCATTGCCCGGCGCCGTCTGCCGATATGCCGCCGCGGTCGCCGGCCCTGCCGTGCTTCCGCGCGACCCTGCGGATTCGCGACAACTGGCCGATCCCGAAGGGAAGCCAGGCGCAGTTGGCCCCATTGGGTTTATTGAAAGGGGAGGCCATCAGCATCCGGCCCGGGAGCTCCGCGGACCTCTATGCCGACGGGGCCGTGATCGACGCCAAGGCACCCGATATCGACCTGACCGAGCGGCTCGCCGCGCTCACCGAGACGGTCCGCATCGTGGTCGAGGAGAGCATCGCCCCGACGCTTGCGAGCATCCGAGACCAGGTCAAGACCATCGAGTTGCTGATCGGCACCGGGGAGGGCCAGGGCGAGAACCGCGATCGGCTTGCCGGCGCCTTCGAGAATCTACGGCTACTGTCCGAAAACCTCGTCACGGCGGTCGATCCGGATGCGATCGGCGCCATTCTCGGCTCGGTGGAGGAGATGTCCGCCAGCCTTGCGCTCATCACCGGCGACATGACCGGCAGCACCGAGGACATTCGGCGCGCGGTGGCGGATTACGGTGATCTGGCGGTGGACATTCGGGGCTTGGTCAACGAGAACCGCCCGGCGATTCAGCGCTCGCTCGACGACACCCAGTTCCTCCTGCAGTCGCTCTCCGCCGCCTTGATCCCCATCTTGACCAACATCGAGGACGCGAGCCGCAGTCTCTCCGCCCTCGCGCGCGACCTACGCAGCGACCCGACCCTGATCATCAAACGCCGGGAGCAAGAGGAGCAGGCACCTTGGTTCCGCTGAGTGTGGGTCGCCCGCATCGGGCGGCGACGGTCTCGGGCCGCGGTTCGGCGGGTTCGAGCCGGTCGCCGAGACGACTGACGAACCTGGTTCGAGGGTTTATGTCCACCGCTACCGGAAGTCGCCGCCCGAGCCGGCTCCTCCCCGCATTGATCCTCGGGCTGGTCGCGGGCGGCTGCGGTTCGCCGGCGCCGATGCGGCCCGATCTCTTCTATTCGCTCGACCCCGAGCCTTTGGAATCCCCCGTCGGCGCGCCGCTGCCGGCAACCTTGCTGGTCTCCGACCTTGCCGCGCGCGGCTTCCTCGGCGGGCGGCAGATCGTTTTCCGAACCGAGGCCGAGCCCCTCCGGGTGCAGCGTTACGACGACCTACTCTGGGCCGACCCCTTGCCGCGCGCACTCGCGCGCAACCTGGTCCGTGCCGTTCGGCACGCGCAGGTCTTCGCGTTCGCCGTGACCCCGGCCGACCGCGCCCGCGCGGACTACCTGCTCGGCGGCGAGGTGGAGCGTTTCGAGCATCTACCGACGGCGGTGCCGCCGCGGGTGGTCGGCACCCTCAATCTGGCGCTGGTCCGTGCCGACGACCGTCGCACCCTCCGGGACCGCAGCTACAGGCATGAGGTCGAGGTGCAGGGCGACACGCCGGACGACATGGCCGAGGCGTTCAACCGACTCGCGGCCCTGCTGGCCGCCGATGTGGTGCGCGACCTTCGGACGCTGCCGAGACCCTCGCGCTCCTCGGTGGCGCCATGAGCGGCGAGGCGATGCCGCTTGGCATGCGCTCGGATCTGGACGGCGCGGATGCGGCCTGACCGGTTCGCGGCGCTCTATCCCAGCGGCCTGGATCGGATGCGCGTTGCCTGGGAGCATGTGCGCATGCCGGGGCCGCCGGCCGAGTATGCCCTGACTCGCACCGAGGTCGAGCACCCCGACCCGCGGCAACGATTTGCACGCCGGACGATTCAGGAGATCCTCTGCGATGGCGACCGGCTGGCCCTGATCGACAAGGCATCGCCACACAGCCTCTTCGACCTCATGGTGTCGGAGATCTCCGATCCGGCTAAAGCCACGCCCGATGCGGTCGAGCCCACGACGGGTCGCGTACTTTGGGGGACCGGGCTTGCCTTCGTTCGCTTCGTCTCCGATGCGGATGTCATGCGGCGTTTCGATCTGGACGGCGGCGAGCTGCATCTCGCGCTCAACTGCGACCCCAACACGCACGACCGCGAGAGCGTGCAGGCGGCCAAGCAGTTCCATCTCCATCTACTCTATTGGCCCGGTGCGGCATTGAAACCGCTCGAGCGCGCCGGGCGACTCGGTGCCCTCGCCGATGCCCGATTGCGCCGTCAAGCCATCGATCCGCTCGCCTTCCTCGGTGCCCGGCTGATCTACGAGTCTCTGGACGGGGTCGACCTCGGCATCCCGGGTGCCCGTCTGGCGTTGCCCGACGATCGATCGACGATCCGAGGCGAGCGTCCGCTCGGCTGTCTGATCGAGCTACCGGGCTGGCAAGTGCTTGCCGATCCCGCGTTCGAAGGCCTGATCCGTCGCTTGCACCTGCGTCTGGAGGCGCTTGCAGCGGATCTGCTCGAGGTCTTCACCGGGCAGCGCTCAGCGCCGTCGCCCTGGCACCGTCATGCCTTGCGTTCCACCCCGCAGATCGCGAGCACGCTCGCCGCGCTTCCATTCTCTGCAGCCGTTCGGGCCGGGCTCGGTAACCTGTCACGCGTACTGCGCGACCTGCCCGCGTCCACCGCGCGCCGACTCGTTCGGACCGATCCCGCGCGCCGCATGGACCTCATGACGCTGAATCAGCCCTCCTATGCCCTGAATCTCCATACCCCCGAGGCTAATGTTCCCGGGGCAACCCTCCAAGACGCGGGTATCCTGCACCTCAGCATCCAACCGAAGCTCTTCTCCGGTATTGGCGGCGCCGGCCTGCTCGGGCTCGGCGGCGTTCCCAGTGTGCGCATCCTGCGTGGCGAGGGCCGTGCGAGCATCGAGAGTTGGTATCGCCGGAGCCGATTCCAGCGCGATTTTGCGGAATTCAACCAGGGCCTGCAGGATGCCGATCCGGGCATCCATTTTCAGCCACTGAAGCGCTTCGAGGGCCCGCGCACGGGTTGGGCCTGATCCGCGTCCGGAGCGAGATTCCCAGTGTCGAGCGAGCCTGACGGAAAGTGCCGCGCTCCCGACGTTCGGTGGGTTGAGGATCTAACCCGGATGTTTCATAAACCGACACAGCCGACACTGGCCTCGCGGATTTGCGCGGCGCTGGGCGTCACCGAGGGCGATGACCGGGACGCCGCGGGGGTTGAATGGTGGAAATACCGAGCGGCAACGGGCTTGATCAACGGGGCACGAGTAGTTTTGTCGCCGCGCAGGCGTACGATGCCCTGCCCGAGGTGGGCATAGTCGTCGTGCGCGTGCTGAAATCCCCGTGCGGGGATGTATGTGCGTCTAGGCGGGCGCCGCCCGGGGCTGCGCGTTGAAGAGCCTCTCGGTGACCTGCTGCAACAGCGTCTTGACCGGACAGCTCGAGGGCAGGTGCAGGCGCACGCGGTCTTTGTACTGCACCACGCGCACGGCGAGCTTGAACAGTTTGATGATCACGGTGGCAGGCTGGGCGTTGGCCAGTTCCGTGCCGACGAGGACCTCGGTGCGCAGCGTTTGGTGCAAGACGTAAGCGGCGCAGGAGAAGAACAAGCGCATCTGATTGGCCAAGAAGGTGCTGTCGGAAGTGCGATCGCTGGCCAGATCGTTCTTGATCATTTTGATGAAGTTCTCGTCCTGGCCGCGCGCGCAGTACAGATCGCGGTAGACGCACTCGGGACTGGGCAAGTCCAAGGAGGTGACGACGAAGCGGAGGTTGTCGCCGCGCGCCGTCACCTCGGCTTTGAGGATGGTCCGACACGCGCCGGGCCAGGAACCGGCACGGTAGTCAACCTCGTGGTAGGTGCGGGTCCGCTCGGGTACGTCGGCGTCGGCGCGCCGGGCGTTCTCGATGCGCAGCGCATGGAGCTTGCGGGCGTCGGCCAAGAACGGCTCGGCCCGTGGCGTGAGAGCCCGGTTACCCGCCAGGCCGAAGATGAAATCCGTCAACGGATCGGCCATCGCCAAGGCCATCAACTCGGGGTTGGAGAAGTGTCCGTCGCCGCGCAGGATGATGCGTGTGCGTGGCCACGCGGCCCGCAGCCGCTTGAGCACGCGCTTGAGGATCATCGCGTTCTCGGCGCCGGTGGGGCGCTTGCCGGGACGCAGCACCGCGGTGATGAACTTCCCCGAGAGGCCCTCGAAGAGAAACAGCGGCAAGTAGCAATGGTTGCCGTAGTGATGATTGTAGAACGCGAACTCCTGCTGGCCATGGGTGGCGTCTTCGGAGTGGTCCATATCGAGCACGATCACCTGCGGCGCCTTCGGGTAGCTGGCGATGAAGGC
This region includes:
- a CDS encoding IS1380-like element ISTro1 family transposase, translated to MPESTPEQLRFPPVAGFTVRGDFDGGAMSSDFGPMILRGVDRQIGLTERLSAAIDDWRHPSYTTHPMRELIAQRVYQIACAYEDGNDANALRRDALFKLGLERKPLDATTDLASGPTFSRLENGVGARDLYRMAQAFVEAFIASYPKAPQVIVLDMDHSEDATHGQQEFAFYNHHYGNHCYLPLFLFEGLSGKFITAVLRPGKRPTGAENAMILKRVLKRLRAAWPRTRIILRGDGHFSNPELMALAMADPLTDFIFGLAGNRALTPRAEPFLADARKLHALRIENARRADADVPERTRTYHEVDYRAGSWPGACRTILKAEVTARGDNLRFVVTSLDLPSPECVYRDLYCARGQDENFIKMIKNDLASDRTSDSTFLANQMRLFFSCAAYVLHQTLRTEVLVGTELANAQPATVIIKLFKLAVRVVQYKDRVRLHLPSSCPVKTLLQQVTERLFNAQPRAAPA
- a CDS encoding MlaE family ABC transporter permease encodes the protein MGVDDRHRGPFSGPTGWIEEVGFAAIALVSCLALYLKILLGRARLDMPAFTASLRQAGLSILPAITLVTASLGLILGHQIDSVLTDLDLPGLVVLTLTYATVMELVPILVGILVAGRAGVALAVRQATLTVTGEMDGLLASGIHPIQFTVGPVLLAMLLMSFAFMVWGTLVTFVAAGAWLWTMAGISPALLFESLVRALSIGALIEALVKPLLFALLIALIATVNGTGAGRNPEGISRAATRTMIGAVSAILLMDLLYILFLRV
- a CDS encoding MlaD family protein, which translates into the protein MSEPADPADRRLDRLYSPPEIGAPGKRRGRAERRDLLFAGIFVIAMAAIAVAAFALVLPGLFGKTYRLQAYFPDADGLDAGLQVVQEGYVIGLVERVEPVFPSTDAHRLHCPAPSADMPPRSPALPCFRATLRIRDNWPIPKGSQAQLAPLGLLKGEAISIRPGSSADLYADGAVIDAKAPDIDLTERLAALTETVRIVVEESIAPTLASIRDQVKTIELLIGTGEGQGENRDRLAGAFENLRLLSENLVTAVDPDAIGAILGSVEEMSASLALITGDMTGSTEDIRRAVADYGDLAVDIRGLVNENRPAIQRSLDDTQFLLQSLSAALIPILTNIEDASRSLSALARDLRSDPTLIIKRREQEEQAPWFR
- a CDS encoding ABC-type transport auxiliary lipoprotein family protein, with product MSTATGSRRPSRLLPALILGLVAGGCGSPAPMRPDLFYSLDPEPLESPVGAPLPATLLVSDLAARGFLGGRQIVFRTEAEPLRVQRYDDLLWADPLPRALARNLVRAVRHAQVFAFAVTPADRARADYLLGGEVERFEHLPTAVPPRVVGTLNLALVRADDRRTLRDRSYRHEVEVQGDTPDDMAEAFNRLAALLAADVVRDLRTLPRPSRSSVAP
- a CDS encoding ABC transporter ATP-binding protein, with the translated sequence MTAALMLDGVYQHVGGRMALDDIRLSLPEGAWLLICGPNGAGKSLLTRLILGLDRPSAGTIEVLGQDLSRLGEAAMVRLRGDIGAVLQRGSLLSDDSVLDNLLLPLRHAPMSRYDMARAARLVMTLLGLDGLENHMPRGLSLGQQRRVELARALIHRPKLLVWDGLSDGLDPTVSRETLEVLRNLRENANLTLIATDNVPDALAGAADRVAVMERGRLLFEGTPQALESAGRSRLDLRAALWGHP